A single Aspergillus puulaauensis MK2 DNA, chromosome 7, nearly complete sequence DNA region contains:
- a CDS encoding uncharacterized protein (COG:S;~EggNog:ENOG410PPMP;~InterPro:IPR013632,IPR027417,IPR003593,IPR020588;~PFAM:PF08423;~go_function: GO:0003677 - DNA binding [Evidence IEA];~go_function: GO:0005524 - ATP binding [Evidence IEA];~go_function: GO:0008094 - DNA-dependent ATPase activity [Evidence IEA];~go_process: GO:0006281 - DNA repair [Evidence IEA]) has product MNTQELLSPATQRPRPVVSFSASQSLQASASLNVDAVSTGLPQLDDAISPPSVGDEGDSEPRGIPYGQVTEVFGPPGVGKTSLALSIASKALQAGGKVVWIDTGSPLPRIRLRETLQRSIQHSKSSQTVEELVQSLTHIRAQSLAHLIALLLHGPSNFPPEGCTLLVIDSASGPFPSYFPNPTELKARLAHSKTIDKSQVQWLMNRNANVTSDLANQLTKLATTHQMAILAINQTRTRIKGQPRATLCPVLSGGSWESSINTRLVLYNDFYTTQDASDSIRFAEVMKRAGRLLALRLEENIIPFVIETDGLRALGSHPSPPMAAFSLDEGQDSNIQRKRKVDEIADSQDEDDSDAGLLEK; this is encoded by the exons ATGAACACGCAAGAATTACTCAGCCCTGCAACCCAAAGACCTC GCCCGGTTGTCTCATTTTCCGCGTCACAGTCACTGCAGGCGTCGGCGTCTCTCAATGTAGATGCCGTTTCCACCGGTCTGCCTCAGCTAGATGATGCAATCAGTCCGCCGTCCGTAGGGGATGAAGGCGACAGCGAGCCTCGAGGAATTCCTTATGGGCAGGTTACGGAGGTGTTTGGCCCCCCCGGAGTTGGGAAAACGTCTCTTGC ATTGAGCATTGCCTCGAAAGCTCTACAAGCAGGGGGGAAAGTGGTTTGGATTG ATACTGGGTCTCCATTGCCACGAATACGTCTACGTGAAACACTACAAAGATCTATCCAGCACTCCAAATCATCTCAGACTGTAGAAGAGCTAGTCCAAAGCTTGACTCACATTAGAGCTCAATCTCTGGCCCATCTAATtgccctcctgctccatgGCCCGTCAAATTTCCCACCCGAGGGCTGCACCTTACTAGTCATCGACTCTGCGTCAGGACCGTTCCCATCATATTTCCCGAACCCAACTGAGCTAAAGGCGCGTCTTGCGCATTCGAAGACCATTGACAAATCTCAAGTTCAATGGCTTATGAATCGAAACGCCAACGTCACGAGCGACTTAGCAAATCAGCTCACGAAGTTGGCGACAACCCACCAAATGGCAATCCTTGCTATAAATCAGACCAGGACTCGAATTAAAGGCCAGCCACGTGCGACGCTCTGTCCTGTTTTGTCCGGTGGCTCGTGGGAAAGCAGTATAAACACTCGCCTCGTTTTATACAACGATTTTTATACCACTCAAGACGCGTCTGACAGCATTCGGTTTGCCGAAGTGATGAAGAGAGCCGGAAGGTTATTAGCCCTGCGTTTGGAGGAGAACATTATTCCCTTCGTTATTGAGACG GACGGTCTGCGAGCCTTAGGCAGTCATCCGTCGCCTCCTATGGCCGCTTTCAGTCTAGACGAGGGGCAAGACTCCAATATACAGAGAAAACGCAAGGTGGATGAAATTGCAGACAGtcaagatgaagatgactCCGATGCCGGCCTTCTCGAGAAGTGA
- a CDS encoding MOSC domain protein (COG:S;~EggNog:ENOG410PKYB;~InterPro:IPR005302,IPR005303;~PFAM:PF03476,PF03473;~go_function: GO:0003824 - catalytic activity [Evidence IEA];~go_function: GO:0030151 - molybdenum ion binding [Evidence IEA];~go_function: GO:0030170 - pyridoxal phosphate binding [Evidence IEA]): MAMLESPADQNAALINNMLAIAGALLFTLCAVAQHSVKSSYIPKGCRILGLLTSQSNLHDEFHPEYNQGVPENSIDEQGRPAWRVKALFTYPLKSCAGVELNEADVVATGFAFDRQFCFAEAEPCKDPKDGSTWVARTLRNRGFSRLALVRPEIWIPDPAIPGYNPELEEVKSRGVMVIYYPRVGRNFLHSAMIKAGIYFNIIPRETLFTVPLHPPPSPDKQRNFPLTPVKIWKDNPLAYNYGHFIPPSFLHFLIPHEPSQSHNRHITLFRVNPSHTREIYRNAPRKQDLGFQPTTGFADAYPIHLLGLASVRDVNLHCVDDIQHLSSRRFRANVIIQGPGAFVEDDWKVIRISPPSLAAASSSPLSAPTANIVAGDDASGTKTSGPNHSASGLVIYTACRTIRCKLPNVDPDTGIRHPREPDRTLKSYRRIDKGDLTNACLGMQGVPAVQESRIRVGDAVSVLETGEHCYIKMLKPGENVEGV; the protein is encoded by the exons ATGGCAATGCTGGAATCCCCAGCTGATCAGAATGCCGCTTTAATCAATAACATGCTTGCCATAGCAGGCGCTCTGCTATTCACGCTATGTGCTGTGGCCCAGCACTCCGTCAAAAGCTCATATATCCCAAAAGGCTGCCGCATTCTCGGACTCCTAACAAGCCAAAGTAATCTGCACGATGAATTCCACCCTGAGTACAACCAGGGTGTCCCTGAAAACAGCATAGACGAGCAAGGGCGTCCAGCATGGCGCGTGAAAGCGCTCTTTACATACCCGCTTAAGAGCTGCGCAGGGGTTGAGCTGAATGAAGCCGATGTCGTCGCCACAGGCTTTGCCTTTGATAGGCAATTCTGCTTTGCGGAGGCGGAGCCTTGCAAGGATCCCAAAGATGGGTCGACTTGGGTAGCGCGTACCCTTCGCAATCGCGGCTTTAGCAGACTTGCTCTCGTCCGTCCGGAGATTTGGATTCCTGATCCGGCTATTCCAGGGTACAATCCTGAACTCGAAGAGGTTAAATCACGCGGTGTTATGGTGATATACTACCCCCGTGTTGGCCGCAACTTTCTGCACTCGGCCATGATCAAAGCCGGCATCtacttcaacatcatcccAAGGGAAACCTTATTCACAGTtccccttcatcctccccccAGTCCAGACAAACAGCGCAATTTCCCACTAACCCCTGTCAAAATCTGGAAAGATAACCCCTTGGCCTACAACTACGGCCACTTCATCCCACCCTccttcctccacttcctcatcCCGCATGAACCAAGTCAGAGTCACAACCGACATATAACCCTGTTCCGTGTAAACCCATCCCACACCAGGGAAATCTACCGCAACGCCCCTCGCAAACAGGATCTTGGTTTCCAGCCTACGACCGGCTTCGCAGACGCGTACCCAATTCACCTCCTTGGTCTTGCCAGTGTAAGAGACGTTAATTTGCACTGCGTGGATGACATCCAGCATCTGAGCAGTCGGCGCTTCAGAGCGAATGTTATCATCCAGGGTCCTGGGGCGTTTGTGGAGGATGACTGGAAGGTTATTCGTATCTCGCCTCCATCATTAGCAGCAGCGTCATCATCACCGTTATCCGCTCCTACTGCAAACATAGTTGCAGGAGATGATGCTTCGGGAACCAAGACCAGCGGACCAAACCATTCTGCATCGGGATTGGTGATATACACGGCCTGCCGCACAATCCGGTGCAAACTCCCCAATGTCGACCCGGACACTGGGATTCGACACCCCCGGGAACCGGATCGGACATTGAAGAGCTATAGACGCATCGATAAGGGCGATTTGACAAATGCTTGTTTGGGAATGCAAGGGGTTCCGGCTGTACAGG AATCCCGAATTCGGGTTGGAGATGCGGTGTCTGTCCTGGAGACGGGCGAGCATTGTTATATTAAGATGTTGAAACCAGGCGAGAATGTGGAGGGGGTTTAA
- the OLE1_2 gene encoding stearoyl-CoA 9-desaturase sdeA (COG:I;~EggNog:ENOG410PFS7;~InterPro:IPR001199,IPR009160,IPR001522,IPR015876, IPR005804,IPR036400,IPR018506;~PFAM:PF00173,PF00487;~TransMembrane:5 (o36-56i63-84o96-116i180-198o204-229i);~go_component: GO:0016021 - integral component of membrane [Evidence IEA];~go_function: GO:0004768 - stearoyl-CoA 9-desaturase activity [Evidence IEA];~go_function: GO:0016717 - oxidoreductase activity, acting on paired donors, with oxidation of a pair of donors resulting in the reduction of molecular oxygen to two molecules of water [Evidence IEA];~go_function: GO:0020037 - heme binding [Evidence IEA];~go_process: GO:0006629 - lipid metabolic process [Evidence IEA];~go_process: GO:0006636 - unsaturated fatty acid biosynthetic process [Evidence IEA];~go_process: GO:0055114 - oxidation-reduction process [Evidence IEA]): MSAQTADARARAPDAKKVHIADTAINRHNWYKHVNWLNVFLILGIPMYGCVQSFWVPLQLKTAIWAVIYYFFTGLGITAGYHRLWAHCSYSATLPLRIWLAAVGGGAVEGSIRWWARDHRAHHRYTDTEKDPYSVRKGLLYSHLGWMVMKQNPKRIGRTDISDLNEDPVVVWQHRNYLKVVFGMGLAVPMLVAGLGWGDWKGGFIYAGILRIFFVQQATFCVNSLAHWLGDQPFDDRNSPRDHVITALVTLGEGYHNFHHEFPSDYRNAIEWHQYDPTKWSIWAWKQLGLAYDLKKFRTNEIEKGRVQQLQKKLDRKRAILDWGTPLDQLPVLEWDDYVEQAKNGRGLVAIAGVVHDVTDFIKDHPGGKAMINSGIGKDATAMFNGGVYYHSNAAHNLLSTMRVGVIRGGCEVEIWKRAQKENVEYVRDGSGQRVIRAGEQPTKIPESIPTADAA, translated from the exons ATGTCTGCACAAACGGCGGACGCCCGGGCTCGCGCCCCGGATGCTAAGAAGGTCCATATCGCCGATACGGCCATCAATCGCCACAACTGGTACAAGCATGTCAACTGGTTGAacgtcttcctcatccttggAATCCCTATGTATGGGTGCGTCCAGTCGTTCTGGGTGCCTCTGCAGCTCAAGACTGCCATCTGGGCCGTCATATACTATTTCTTCACCGGTCTCGGTATCACAGCAG GTTACCATCGTCTGTGGGCTCACTGCTCGTATTCCGCCACTCTCCCTCTTCGAATCTGGCTCGCTgccgtcggtggtggtgcagtTGAAGGTTCCATTCGCTGGTGGGCTCGTGACCACAGGGCTCACCACCGCTACACCGATACCGAGAAAGACCCTTACTCCGTCCGCAAGGGCCTGCTCTACTCCCACCTTGGCTGGATGGTGATGAAGCAGAACCCCAAGCGTATCGGCCGCACCGATATCTCCGATTTGAACGAGGACCCCGTTGTCGTATGGCAGCACCGCAACTACCTCAAGGTTGTCTTCGGCATGGGATTGGCTGTGCCAatgcttgttgctggtcTTGGCTGGGGCGACTGGAAGGGTGGCTTCATTTACGCCGGTATCCTGCGTATCTTCTTTGTTCAGCAGGCAACCTTCTGTGTCAACTCCTTGGCCCACTGGCTCGGTGACCAGCCTTTCGATGACCGCAACTCGCCCCGTGACCACGTCATTACCGCTCTCGTCACCCTTGGAGAGGGCTACCACAACTTCCACCACGAATTCCCATCTGATTACCGGAATGCTATTGAATGGCACCAGTATGACCCCACGAAGTGGAGTATTTGGGCCTGGAAGCAGCTTGGTCTCGCGTATGACCTGAAGAAGTTCCGTACCAACGAAATCGAAAAGGGCCGCGTCCAGCAACTCCAAAAGAAGCTCGACCGTAAGCGTGCTATTCTCGACTGGGGTACTCCCCTCGACCAACTCCCTGTCTTGGAGTGGGACGACTATGTTGAGCAGGCCAAGAACGGCCGCGGCCTCGTTGCTATTGCTGGTGTTGTTCACGATGTGACCGACTTCATCAAGGACCACCCCGGTGGTAAGGCTATGATCAACTCCGGAATCGGCAAGGACGCCACCGCCATGTTCAACGGTGGTGTCTACTACCACTCCAATGCCGCCCACAACCTTCTCTCCACCATGCGTGTTGGTGTCATCCGTGGCGGCTGCGAAGTCGAGATCTGGAAGCGCGCTCAGAAGGAGAACGTCGAGTACGTCCGGGACGGGTCAGGCCAACGCGTCATTCGGGCTGGCGAGCAGCCCACCAAGATCCCCGAGTCCATTCCCACCGCGGATGCGGCGTAA
- a CDS encoding uncharacterized protein (COG:S;~EggNog:ENOG410Q1TV;~TransMembrane:6 (o62-85i94-116o128-147i159-176o208-226i247-267o)), with product MLGSCFFISRRERRGCSTFCSCGPCVDSLFRCHYCHAMSVSDTEDVYDGISGQLSNGNSDGLLAILVIFISLSCYNVLELVILVLSTFRRWGGLYFWSLLASGVLGVVPYSVGFLLKFFSHVNSTLSVSILTIGWWIMVTGQSFVLYSRLHLVLRDERVLHRVLYMIIANIFFLHVPTTVLTYGSNVIKNDKEVRSPWVEGYNIMEKIQMTGFTVQEVIISVLYVWETVKMLQLGSSRENQRIMRQLVGINVIIVLMDLALLGLEYASVYAIQITLKGVIYSVKLKLEFAVLGKLVDVVHGNQRSGLIGSPIHLGSLQASNPPGGMSSAVRGGVNFGRGSVTNSVSRAPRSQSNIDVPGDKILAMTETWVERRHRDDF from the coding sequence ATGCTGGgatcctgcttcttcatctcccgTCGAGAAAGACGGGGTTGCTCGACCTTTTGTTCATGTGGTCCTTGTGTTGACTCGTTATTTAGATGCCATTATTGTCACGCTATGTCTGTGTCTGATACTGAAGATGTTTATGATGGAATCTCTGGGCAGCTTAGCAATGGAAATTCCGACGGCCTACTGGCGATACTGGTGATATTTATTTCACTGTCTTGCTACAATGTCCTTGAACTCGTCATCCTGGTGCTTTCGACCTTTCGGCGGTGGGGAGGGTTGTACTTTTGGAGTCTTTTAGCCTCTGGGGTACTCGGGGTCGTGCCATACTCGGTTGGCTTTCTGTTGAAATTCTTCAGCCACGTGAATTCAACACTCTCTGTCAGTATCCTCACCATTGGCTGGTGGATAATGGTCACAGGACAATCCTTTGTTCTGTATTCACGGTTGCATCTTGTGCTTCGAGATGAACGTGTCCTCCATCGCGTTCTGTATATGATTATCGCAAATATCTTTTTCCTGCACGTGCCAACAACAGTTTTGACTTATGGCTCGAATGTCATCAAAAACGATAAGGAGGTTCGCTCTCCCTGGGTGGAGGGCTATAACATCATGGAAAAGATCCAAATGACGGGGTTCACCGTCCAGGAAGTCATCATCTCGGTACTATATGTTTGGGAAACCGTCAAAATGCTCCAGCTCGGCTCCAGCCGCGAGAATCAGAGAATCATGCGTCAGCTGGTGGGAATCAACGTGATAATTGTCCTCATGGACCTGGCGTTGCTGGGCCTTGAGTACGCCAGCGTATACGCGATCCAAATCACGCTGAAAGGCGTCATCTACAGCGTGAAACTGAAGCTGGAGTTTGCGGTGCTTGGAAAGCTCGTTGACGTTGTCCACGGGAATCAACGCTCCGGATTGATCGGAAGCCCGATCCACTTGGGTTCGTTGCAGGCTTCGAATCCGCCTGGTGGAATGTCGTCGGCAGTACGGGGCGGGGTTAATTTCGGCCGCGGTTCAGTCACGAATTCTGTGTCCAGGGCTCCTCGATCTCAGTCAAACATTGATGTGCCGGGGGACAAGATATTGGCGATGACAGAAACATGGGTTGAGCGTCGCCATCGCGACGACTTTTAG
- a CDS encoding nucleobase:cation symporter-2 family protein (COG:P;~EggNog:ENOG410PFK4;~InterPro:IPR006042,IPR006043;~PFAM:PF00860;~TransMembrane:12 (i69-89o109-129i136-164o184-204i211-230o262-283i295-315o335-352i422-444o450-469i481-502o522-542i);~go_component: GO:0016020 - membrane [Evidence IEA];~go_function: GO:0022857 - transmembrane transporter activity [Evidence IEA];~go_process: GO:0055085 - transmembrane transport [Evidence IEA]), with the protein MDGPDQIGPDLSPKRTLRDRLRRTVNAFTTKDGLVGDYDYAFLFTPRLPFIKQKRRSAPFFGLEDKIPVILALLLGLQHALAMLAGVITPPILLAGSSGANFGSEDSQYLVSTSLIVSGFLSAIQMLRLHIHKTRYYVGTGLVSVVGTSFATITVATGTFAQMYSTGYCPVDDSGAKLPCPKGYGALLATSCLCSLLEIGLSFMSSRLLKALFPPIVTGPTVFLIGASLISNGMKDWAGGSGTCGSNPGDGSLCPSADAPHALPWGSAEFIGLGFLVFVTIILCERFGSPIMKSCAVIVGLLVGCIVAAACGYFDRSGIDAAPVASFVWVRTFPLNIYAPLILPLLAVYMVIMMESIGDITATCDVSRLQVSGPTFDSRIQGGVLGNGVTCLLAGLCTITPMSVFAQNNGVIALTRCANRKAGYCCCFFLVIMGIFTKFAAALVAIPSSVLGGMTTFLFSSVAISGVRIMCSVDWTRRNRFILTASFAVGMAATLVPDWFSYVFTYKGDDHALEGLLQAVELVMANGFAVTGFLGLVLNLLLPDDPEDEARVVESDDGSALADNEPDAGSSRDPTIKA; encoded by the exons ATGGACGGCCCAGATCAGATCGGGCCAGACCTCAGCCCTAAAAGGACGCTCCGTGACCGTTTGCGACGGACGGTCAACGCTTTCACCACCAAAGATGGACTGGTTGGGGACTACGATTATGCGTTTCTCTTCACGCCGAGGCTCCCATTTATCAAGCAAAAGAGGAGGTCTGCGCCGTTTTTCGGCCTCGAGGACAAGATTCCCGTAATTCTagctctgctgctggggctgcagCATGCGCTGGCGATGCTGGCTGGAG TGATCACTCCTCCGATCCTTCTGGCTGGCTCGTCCGGTGCAAACTTCGGCTCTGAAGATTCACAATACCTCGTCTCGACTTCCCTAATCGTCTCCGGTTTTCTCTCCGCTATTCAGATGCTTCGCTTGCACATTCACAAAACGCGATATTACGTCGGCACAGGTCTGGTTTCGGTGGTGGGAACTTCGTTTGCGACAATCACAGTGGCAACAGGTACATTCGCGCAGATGTATTCAACCGGATACTGTCCAGTGGATGATTCAGGCGCAAAATTGCCCTGCCCGAAAGGATATGGAGCGTTACTGGCCACCTCCTGCCTATGTTCTTTACTGGAAATCGGGCTTTCGTTCATGAGCAGCAGGCTGCTGAAAGCTCTCTTCCCGCCCATCGTGACAGGCCCTACGGTCTTCCTGATCGGGGCGAGTCTGATCTCGAACGGAATGAAAGACTGGGCCGGTGGTTCTGGCACATGCGGCAGCAACCCTGGTGACGGGTCACTTTGCCCCAGTGCAGATGCTCCCCACGCCTTACCCTGGGGTAGCGCCGAGTTTATTGGACTGggtttcctcgtctttgTAACCATCATCCTCTGCGAGCGATTCGGCTCACCCATCATGAAATCCTGCGCTGTGATCGTCGGCCTGCTAGTCGGCTGcatcgtcgccgccgcctgcGGCTACTTTGACCGGTCCGGTATCGACGCTGCACCCGTCGCTTCGTTCGTCTGGGTCAGAACTTTCCCGCTAAACATCTACGCGCCACTAATCCTACCACTCCTTGCCGTCTACATGGTTATCATGATGGAATCCATCGGCGACATCACAGCCACCTGTGACGTCTCACGGCTACAAGTCTCCGGGCCGACCTTCGACTCCCGCATCCAAGGCGGCGTTCTAGGAAACGGCGTAACCTGCCTCCTCGCCGGCCTGTGCACAATAACACCCATGTCTGTCTTCGCACAGAACAACGGTGTCATCGCCCTTACGCGCTGCGCAAACCGTAAGGCCGGGTACTGCTGCTGTTTTTTCCTAGTCATCATGGGCATCTTCACGAAATTCGCCGCCGCTCTCGTCGCAATCCCTTCTTCCGTCCTTGGCGGCATGACCACATTCCTCTTCTCGTCTGTTGCAATCTCTGGAGTCCGCATCATGTGTAGCGTTGACTGGACACGTCGGAATCGATTCATCCTAACCGCCTCTTTCGCGGTCGGTATGGCGGCGACGCTGGTGCCGGATTGGTTCTCCTATGTATTCACTTACAAGGGCGATGACCACGCGCTGGAGGGTCTTCTCCAGGCCGTGGAGTTGGTCATGGCCAATGGATTTGCCGTTACGGGGTTCTTAGGCTTAGTTTTGAACTTACTTCTGCCTGATGAccccgaggatgaagctCGTGTTGTCGAGTCGGATGATGGATCGGCTTTGGCTGATAATGAGCCCGACGCGGGATCTTCGAGGGATCCGACAattaaagcttaa